A window of the Lactuca sativa cultivar Salinas chromosome 7, Lsat_Salinas_v11, whole genome shotgun sequence genome harbors these coding sequences:
- the LOC122195124 gene encoding pentatricopeptide repeat-containing protein At1g09820, translated as MIALRRFRFTTRVPCIRASPLGSSSYSSDSVPEPLPSDPLDLHSSSDLIRKQHWSALKILTKSTNPNSFLQQLYDWGAPYDVVLGYFKWSHQEFQVSHSLEHYCRLFYLLANGKQFGRIRALLDNHYVKIAISKYSPSSILRMLERVCDNVCANSIIVDLLILGYAKNSKTDLCFEAFDRAGDYGLKLSVWSCNRLIKLLINQEKFGRVEFVYREMIKRRIELNLSTFNMVINGLCKVGRLHKAGDVLEDMQSRGILPSVVTYNTLIDGYCKKGGSGKMYKAEALMKEMIKKKISPNEITYNALIDGFCKDENLSTATNFFKKMEVSGLKPDVATYNSLINGLCNLGKLDEALVLHDKMVESNVKPSIITYNSLMNGFSKKKLVNKCKELFDDIHNQGLIPNVYTYNTLINAYFRSGNFEEAVKVYKSMVKGSVTPNVSTYNSLITGYCKEGNMKEANKVLDNMKEKDLKADIVTYNIRIGALCKQGNTGEAIKLLNEMSVVGLIPIQLTYNILIAGYCGEGNLKSALNMMTRMEKEGRRCNVVTYNVLIKAFCEKGKLEEANVFLNKMLEKGLVPNERTYDIVKEEMMERGFVPDIDGHLYNNLVTS; from the coding sequence ATGATTGCTCTTCGTCGTTTTCGTTTTACCACCCGAGTTCCCTGCATTAGGGCTTCGCCGCTCGGTTCTTCTTCTTATTCATCAGATTCCGTTCCTGAACCTCTTCCTTCTGACCCATTAGACTTACATTCGTCCTCTGATCTCATAAGAAAACAACATTGGAGTGCTCTCAAAATCCTAACCAAATCCACAAACCCCAACAGTTTTCTTCAACAACTTTATGATTGGGGTGCACCTTATGACGTCGTTCTAGGATACTTCAAGTGGTCACACCAAGAGTTCCAGGTATCCCACTCACTTGAACATTACTGCAGACTCTTTTACCTGCTAGCAAATGGTAAACAGTTCGGAAGAATTAGGGCTTTGTTGGATAATCATTATGTTAAGATTGCAATTAGTAAATACTCTCCTTCTTCAATTCTTCGTATGCTTGAGAGGGTTTGCGATAATGTCTGTGCAAATTCGATTATAGTTGATTTGTTAATATTAGGTTATGCGAAGAACTCAAAGACAGATTTATGTTTCGAGGCTTTTGATAGAGCTGGTGATTACGGGCTGAAGTTATCAGTATGGTCATGTAATCGATTGATAAAGTTATTGATAAATCAAGAGAAATTTGGACGTGTTGAGTTTGTTTACAGAGAGATGATTAAGAGAAGAATTGAGCTTAATTTATCTACATTTAACATGGTAATCAATGGATTATGCAAAGTTGGGAGGCTTCACAAGGCAGGAGATGTTCTTGAGGATATGCAAAGTAGAGGGATTTTGCCTTCAGTAGTGACCTACAACACACTCATTGATGGCTACTGTAAAAAAGGTGGATCTGGTAAAATGTATAAAGCTGAAGCCCTAATGAAAGAAATGATCAAAAAGAAAATCTCCCCCAATGAAattacatacaatgccctcattgatGGGTTTTGTAAAGATGAAAATCTCTCTACTGCAACAAACTTTTTCAAGAAAATGGAAGTCAGTGGATTAAAACCCGATGTGGCTACTTATAATTCTTTAATCAATGGGCTATGTAATTTGGGGAAGCTTGATGAAGCTCTTGTGTTACATGACAAAATGGTGGAATCAAACGTGAAGCCGAGTATTATCACCTATAATTCTTTAATGAATGGGTTTTCAAAGAAGAAACTGGTAAACAAATGTAAAGAGTTATTCGATGATATTCATAATCAAGGTTTAATTCCCAATGTATATACTTATAATACTCTAATCAATGCTTATTTCCGAAGTGGGAATTTTGAAGAAGCAGTTAAAGTATACAAATCAATGGTAAAAGGCAGTGTTACTCCCAATGTTTCAACATATAATTCTTTAATAACTGGATATTGTAAAGAAGGAAACATGAAGGAAGCTAATAAGGTTTTAGATAACATGAAGGAAAAAGATTTGAAAGCTGATAttgtaacatataatataagAATTGGTGCACTTTGTAAACAGGGGAACACAGGGGAGGCAATTAAGCTACTTAATGAGATGTCTGTAGTGGGTTTGATTCCTATTCAGCTGACTTATAATATCTTGATTGCTGGTTATTGTGGGGAGGGTAATCTTAAGAGTGCTTTAAATATGATGACAAGAATGGAGAAAGAAGGGAGGCGTTGTAATGTTGTGACATATAATGTGTTGATTAAGGCTTTTTGTGAAAAGGGTAAATTGGAAGAAGCTAATGTGTTTCTCAACAAGATGCTTGAGAAAGGTTTGGTGCctaatgaaagaacttatgataTTGTTAAAGAGGAAATGATGGAGAGAGGATTTGTTCCTGATATAGATGGACATCTTTATAACAATCTTGTTacttcttga